In the Gammaproteobacteria bacterium genome, TAATTGGCGTCAACTTTTGGGTTTGGTTAAGTTTCCATGAATTCGTTGGCGCCAACTTTAGAGTTGGTTTTGATTGTTGGTGTGAGCCAAAAGATTATTGAAAGTCAAAGTCAAAACCGCCCAACAAGTCGTATATGGACTCCTCCCGTATTGCAAGAGACTGAGCACAGATTTTTGGCAAGTAAGGATCGGTTGCAGTCGTATATCCGGCCTAAGGGTGGAACTAATATTACCCTTGGACTTCATGGAATCCGCCTACCGGGTGCCTATCGCTCAAATCGGCCTGTATGGCCAGTCTTGTTACCGGCGTGTCCCGATATCGGTCCGACCTGTTGCCATGATCGTGATAGTCTCTCTCGCAAACCTTGGGATTACAGTCTTTTATAGGGGCCACGCGGAAGGACGGACAGGGAGTCCGTCCTGGAGAGTGGCCGTCCTTGGTGATTAGTGAAGCAAAAGGGACAACTAAGCTCCTGTAGCAGGAGTTGCTGCGAAATTGCCGTCGAAGGAACGCCGATGGCGTACGACGGAGAAGGCAATACGCGCGAGTTTATTGGCCAAAGCGCAAACGGCCTTATTCGCGCCGCGTTTCTCGGCCAGGGAGATGACCCAGCGCTGGAGACGGGTCAAGGGCTTTCGTCCGAGAGAGGCTTGACGCTGAGCGGCGTAGAGGACGGCACGAGCGCCGTGGGTGAGCAGCATCCGCAAATAGGGGTCGCCCCGTTTGCTGACGGAACCGAGACGGCGGCGCTGACCGCTGCTGGATTCGCGCGGAGTAAGGCCGAGCCATGCGGCGAGATGACGGCCGTTACGGAACTGGGTAAAATCGCCGACAGCGGCGACCAGTGCGGTGGCGATGAGGAGGCCGATGCCGGGAATGGTCAGCAGTTGCTGGACGGTAGGCATGGTTTTGTCCTGAGTCTGGAGTTGGGTTTCCAGGGTATCGATCCGGTTTTCAAGGTCGCGGATCTCTTCGATGATCGCGACCAAGGACGAACGCAGGGCTGGCGGCACGGGATTGTCGGTCTCGGCGAGGATTTCCCGTACCCGTTGCACGGCGACGTTGGGGCCTTGGGGCAAAACGATGCCGAACTCTCGCAAGAGACCACGCAACGCATTGATGCGGGCGGTGCGGGTACCCATCCAGCCGCTACGGACCCGATGCAGTCCCTGGAGCGCCTGTTGTTCCTCGGACTTGACCGGGACCGGCAGGATTTGGTCGTTGCGGTCAGCTTCGAGTAAGGCCGCAGCATCGGCGCGATCGGTTTTGTTGCGACGCACATAGGGCCGCACATACTGAGGCGGTAGGAGTTTCACGGTGTGGCCTTGGCGCTGGAAGGTGCGTGCCCAGTAGTGGGCCGAGCCGCAAGCTTCCATGACGATCCGGCAAGGCGGACGGTTGGCGAAAAACTGGGCAAAGGCTTCCCGCGACAAACGCTTGCGCTCAATGATGCGCCCCTGATCATTAGCGATGGCCAGCTCGAAAACGGTCTTGGCCAGGTCAACGGCGACGGT is a window encoding:
- a CDS encoding hypothetical protein (Evidence 5 : Unknown function) — its product is MNSLAPTLELVLIVGVSQKIIESQSQNRPTSRIWTPPVLQETEHRFLASKDRLQSYIRPKGGTNITLGLHGIRLPGAYRSNRPVWPVLLPACPDIGPTCCHDRDSLSRKPWDYSLL
- a CDS encoding transposase; protein product: MNATTTTVAVDLAKTVFELAIANDQGRIIERKRLSREAFAQFFANRPPCRIVMEACGSAHYWARTFQRQGHTVKLLPPQYVRPYVRRNKTDRADAAALLEADRNDQILPVPVKSEEQQALQGLHRVRSGWMGTRTARINALRGLLREFGIVLPQGPNVAVQRVREILAETDNPVPPALRSSLVAIIEEIRDLENRIDTLETQLQTQDKTMPTVQQLLTIPGIGLLIATALVAAVGDFTQFRNGRHLAAWLGLTPRESSSGQRRRLGSVSKRGDPYLRMLLTHGARAVLYAAQRQASLGRKPLTRLQRWVISLAEKRGANKAVCALANKLARIAFSVVRHRRSFDGNFAATPATGA